From the genome of Pirellulales bacterium, one region includes:
- a CDS encoding HAD hydrolase family protein, which translates to MDLATRCRPIELILSDVDGVLTDGGVIFDNQGIEIKRFHIRDGLGIKLWQRAGHHFGLVTGRASHIVQLRAVELGVDIVRQGIDDKLPIVKQILAQRQLRPDQVCYVGDDLPDLPVLRQVGLAVAVGDGCEEVRKAANYVTQAYGGHGALREVVELILKAQDRWANLLQKYGALHDESHHSNDN; encoded by the coding sequence ATGGATCTTGCCACCCGCTGCCGGCCCATCGAACTGATTCTTTCCGATGTCGACGGCGTCCTGACCGATGGCGGCGTCATTTTCGACAACCAAGGAATCGAAATCAAACGCTTTCACATTCGCGATGGCCTGGGAATTAAATTATGGCAACGGGCCGGCCACCATTTTGGCTTGGTCACCGGCCGGGCCTCGCACATTGTGCAACTTCGAGCCGTGGAATTGGGCGTCGACATTGTGCGGCAGGGCATCGACGACAAACTGCCAATCGTTAAGCAAATTTTGGCGCAACGGCAATTGCGTCCCGACCAGGTTTGCTACGTGGGAGACGATTTGCCCGATCTGCCCGTGCTCCGTCAGGTGGGGTTGGCCGTGGCAGTGGGCGATGGCTGCGAGGAAGTACGAAAAGCGGCGAACTATGTAACGCAGGCGTATGGCGGCCACGGTGCATTGCGCGAAGTGGTTGAACTGATTTTGAAAGCCCAAGATCGCTGGGCTAACCTGTTGCAAAAGTACGGCGCGCTCCACGATGAATCGCATCATTCGAATGACAACTAA
- a CDS encoding 4a-hydroxytetrahydrobiopterin dehydratase: MPTETAEKLSTKKCTSCDEGGHKYSRTEAEAQLKNLSGWQLTHDAERIRKNWTVKDFLAGIEFFQAVAQLAEAEDHHPDLHLEGYRNLSIELWTHAVGGLSENDFILAAKIDRLPIKLKKST, translated from the coding sequence ATGCCGACCGAAACCGCGGAAAAGCTCTCGACCAAAAAATGCACTTCTTGTGACGAAGGCGGGCACAAATACAGCCGCACCGAGGCCGAAGCGCAATTGAAAAATCTTTCCGGTTGGCAATTAACTCACGACGCGGAGCGAATTCGCAAAAACTGGACGGTGAAAGATTTTCTGGCGGGCATCGAATTCTTTCAGGCGGTGGCTCAATTGGCTGAGGCGGAAGATCATCATCCCGATTTGCATCTGGAAGGTTACCGTAACCTGTCGATCGAACTGTGGACGCACGCTGTCGGCGGTCTGTCGGAAAACGATTTCATTCTGGCCGCCAAAATCGACCGCTTGCCGATCAAACTCAAAAAAAGCACCTAA